Proteins encoded by one window of Vigna radiata var. radiata cultivar VC1973A chromosome 5, Vradiata_ver6, whole genome shotgun sequence:
- the LOC106761862 gene encoding protein PHYLLO, chloroplastic isoform X3 → MNTIAPGGRECLSEIMELRESPSCSQFCLRLSATLAVSNNMLDRANELSHSLKESANINAVWASLIVEECTRLGLMYFCIAPGSRSSPLAVAAASHKLVTCISCFDERSLAFHAVGYGRGSHIPAVVITSSGTAVSNLLPAVVEASQDFVPLILLTADRPPELLDCGANQAIDQVNHFGSFVRFFFNLPAPTDQIPAKMVLTTLDSAVHRSTSSPCGPVHINCPFREPLESSPCKWLSSCLTGLDFWMSNAEPFTKYIHMQLSHTSTNVPGEMSEVLDLIQKSKNSLLLFGAIHTEDEMWAALLLAKHLHWPVVADILSGLRLRTLLSSFPDIERNFIFVDNLDQALLSDTVKGWLEVDVVIQIGSRLTSKRVCQILEDRAPFSYIMVDKHPHRHDPSHIITHRIQTSIFEFVGCLLKASISNTRSMWGISLQLLSKMVEWEIKFQITAECSLTEPYVAHVISDALSSESALFLGNSMPIRDANLYGCSWSICNQSVSSLMLNSDLPINLTRVAANRGASGIDGLLSTAIGFAAGCNKKVLCVVGDISLLHDTNGLAILNQRKLRKPMTILVVNNHGGAIFSNLPLADKVETSIMHQYFYTSHNISIRELCMAHGIKHLHVMTKEELKEALCVAQHEQMDCMIEIESSIDANASFHSILKKFALQTVQHTMNYLSWVFNEGSIHDEFCLYKICKIQCSKYRIALKAPPTSTFVVDSCKEFYKEGFILSLELEDGSVGYGEVAPIGIHRENLLDAEYQLRFLIHVMEHVDVSCFLSLLRGSFSHWIWHELGIMPSFIFPSVRCGLEMAILNAIANAKGSNILNILHPSINENNCETSLNVQICALIDSNGSPTEVANAAAKLIEEGFSAIKLKVARRGDPMLDAAIIQEVRKKVGCQVIIRADANRSWTYEEAMKFSSLVKDCNLQYIEEPVQDEDNILKFCEESGLSIALDETIDNMQENPMEKLVKFTHPAIAAVVIKPSVVGGFENAALIAQWAYHMGKMVVVSAAFESSLSLSAYTQFSSYLEMLSLGTFKVLDNVAAPAVAHGLGTYRWLKEDVTPNPLFIYRNPKSGFVEASVEDASRLVRDFQVNKKVVSYVIVEEEVRQYQCRIELNNVSCSFEVRETGLQTNDNVLVFLHGFLGTGEDWINIMKTFSGSAKCISVDLPGHGKSILHGLEGVGEEPWLSLETVADILHELVHHIAPGKVTLVGYSMGARIALFMALKFGTKIKGAILISGSPGLNDKLSRKIRAAKDDSRASTVITHGLQLFVSSWYAGELWKSLRSHPHSSRIIASRLQHDDVQSLAQMLSGLSIGRHLSMWEDLPNCRVPLLIIHGEKDTKFRNIAQKMMKTLCSGLGSKHENGIAIHEVVEIPNCGHAAHLENPLAIIAAIARYLTRL, encoded by the exons ATGAACACTATTGCACCGGGAGGAAGAGAATGTTTGAGTGAGATCATGGAACTG AGAGAGTCTCCGTCTTGCAGTCAATTTTGTTTAAGGCTATCAGCAACCCTTGCTGTTTCAAACAATATg TTGGATCGTGCCAATGAATTATCGCACTCACTGAAAGAAAGTGCTAACATTAATGCTGTTTGGGCATCACTTATTGTTGAAGAGTGCACAAGACTTGGTTTGATG TATTTCTGTATTGCTCCTGGATCTAGATCTTCCCCTCTTGCTGTTGCTGCTGCAAGTCACAAATTAGTCACTTGTATTTCATGCTTTGATGAGCGTTCACTTGCATTTCATGCTGTTGGATATGGAAGAGGATCTCACATTCCAGCAGTAGTCATAACATCATCAGGCACAGCAGTTTCTAACCTTCTTCCAGCT GTTGTGGAGGCAAGTCAAGATTTTGTGCCTCTTATTTTACTTACTGCAGATCGACCTCCAGAGCTTTTGGATTGTGGGGCAAACCAAGCAATTGATCAG GTGAACCATTTTGGTTCTTTCGTGagatttttctttaatctccCTGCACCCACAGATCAAATTCCTGCAAAGATGGTGCTCACGACTCTTGATTCTGCTGTACATAGGTCAACTTCTTCACCATGTGGTCCAGTACATATCAACTGCCCTTTTAGAGAGCCTTTAGAAAGCAGTCCCTGTAAATGGTTGTCTAGCTGTTTGACAGGGTTAGATTTCTGGATGAGTAATGCTGAACCATTTACCAAATATATTCATATGCAATTGTCTCATACTAGTACAAATGTGCCCGGTGAAATGTCTGAAGTCTTGGATCTGATTCAAAAGTCCAAGAATAGTCTTCTACTATTTGGTGCAATCCACACAGAAGATGAGATGTGGGCTGCTCTGCTTTTGGCTAAACACCTTCACTGGCCTGTTGTAGCAGATATCTTGTCAGGGTTGCGGTTGAGAACTCTTTTAAGTTCTTTTCCTGATattgaaagaaattttatatttgttgataatCTTGATCAAGCTCTTCTCTCAGATACTGTCAAGGGCTGGTTAGAGGTTGATGTGGTTATTCAG ATAGGAAGCAGGCTAACAAGCAAACGAGTCTGCCAAATTCTTGAGGATCGTGCtcctttttcatatattatggtTGACAAACATCCTCATCGGCATGATCCATCACATATTATAACTCATCGTATACAAACTTCAATTTTTGAATTCGTGGGCTGTTTACTTAAGGCTTCAATTTCAAATACTAGGAGCATGTGGGGCATTTCCCTACAACTGTTGAGTAAAATg GTTGAGTGGgagataaaatttcaaattactgCAGAATGCTCCCTTACTGAGCCTTATGTTGCACATGTGATATCAGATGCTCTTTCCTCCGAGTCTGCTCTATTTCTTGGTAACAGTATGCCTATTCGGGATGCAAATTTATATGGATGCAGTTGGTCTATATGCAATCAAAGTGTTTCATCACTAATGTTAAATTCCGACCTACCAATTAACTTGACAAGAGTGGCTGCTAACAGGGGTGCTAGTGGTATAGATGGGTTGCTTAGCACAGCCATTGGTTTTGCTGCAGGATGCAACAAAAAG GTGTTGTGTGTAGTTGGAGATATTTCTTTATTGCATGATACAAATGGCTTGGCAATTTTGAACCAGCG GAAACTGCGGAAACCGATGACAATTCTTGTGGTTAATAATCACGGAGGAGCAATTTTCAGTAATCTTCCCTTGGCAGATAAAGTTGAAACATCCATAATGCATCAATACTTCTATACCTCTCACAACATTTCAATACGTGAACTATGCATGGCACATGG CATCAAACATTTACATGTGATGACAAAGGAAGAACTTAAGGAAGCTTTGTGTGTAGCTCAACATGAACAAATGGACTGTATGATTGAAATTGAGAGTTCCATTGACGCCAATGCCAGTTTTCACAG CATTTTGAAGAAATTTGCACTCCAAACAGTTCAACACACCATGAATTATCTCTCATGGGTTTTCAATGAAGGCTCTATACATGATGAGTTTTGtttatacaaaatttgtaaaatcCAATGTTCTAAATATAG AATTGCACTTAAAGCTCCACCAACATCAACATTTGTGGTTGATAGCTGTAAGGAATTCTACAAAGAAGGATTTATTCTATCCTTAGAGCTTGAAGATGGAAGTGTTGGATATGGTGAG GTTGCACCTATTGGCATCCACAGGGAAAATCTGCTAGATGCTGAATACCAACTTAGGTTTCTTATCCATGTTATGGAACATGTTGATGTTAGTTGCTTCCTGTCTCTATTGAGGGGTTCATTTTCACATTGGATATGGCATGAGTTGGGCATCATG ccatcttttatttttccaagTGTAAGATGTGGTTTGGAAATGGCTATCCTCAATGCCATTGCTAATGCAAAAGGCTCCAACATTCTGAACATACTCCATCCCTCAATAAATGAGAACAATTGTGAAACGTCATTAAATGTTCAGATTTGTGCATTAATTGATTCAAATGGATCTCCAACTGAAGTTGCTAATGCTGCTGCCAAACTAATTGAGGAAGGATTTTCTGCAATTAAGCTGAAG GTAGCACGCAGGGGTGATCCAATGCTTGATGCAGCAATAATACAAGAGGTGAGAAAGAAAGTTGGTTGCCAGGTTATCATCCGTGCAGATGCTAATCGAAGCTGGACTTATGAAGAAGCTATGAAATTCAGCTCTTTGGTTAAGGATTGTAACCTACAGTATATTGAg GAGCCTGTTCAGGATGAAGATAATATTCTCAAGTTTTGTGAAGAAAGTGGCTTATCTATTGCCCTAGATGAAACCATAGATAACATGCAAGAAAATCCCATGGAAAAGCTAGTGAAGTTTACTCATCCAGCAATAGCTGCAGTC GTTATTAAACCGAGTGTTGTTGGTGGATTTGAGAATGCGGCATTAATTGCTCAATGGGCCTACCATATGGGGAAGATGGTCGTTGTAAGTGCTGCATTTGAAAGCAGTCTTAGTCTTTCTGCATATACTCAGTTTTCTAGTTATCTTGAAATGCTGAGTTTAGGTACATTCAAAGTGTTAGATAATGTGGCAGCACCTGCTGTAGCACATGGTCTCGGAACCTACCGTTGGCTTAaggaagatgtaacaccaaatCCTCTTTTTATTTATCGTAATCCAAAAAGTGGTTTTGTTGAAGCGTCCGTGGAAGATGCTAGTCGATTGGTCCGTGATTTTCAAGTCAACAAAAAAGTTGTCTCATACGTTATTGTTGAGGAGGAAGTTCGTCAGTACCAATGTAGAATAGAGCTTAACAATGTATCTTGTTCTTTTGAAGTTCGCGAGACTGGCCTTCAAACAAAT GATAACGTGCTGGTATTTCTTCATGGATTTCTTGGAACTGGTGAAGACTGGATTAATATCATGAAGACCTTTTCTGGATCAGCAAAGTGCATTTCTGTTGACCTTCCTGGTCATGGAAAATCAATACTACATGGCTTAGAGGGTGTTGGTGAGGAACCATGGCTGTCATTGGAGACAGTTGCTGATATATTGCATGAATTAGTTCACCACATAGCTCCAGGAAAGGTTACACTAGTCGGGTACTCAATGGGCGCAAGGATTGCATTGTTTATGGCTCTCAAATTTGGCACCAAG ATAAAGGGTGCCATATTAATATCTGGAAGCCCTggattaaatgataaattatcaagaaaaattcGTGCGGCTAAAGATGATTCTAGAGCATCCACAGTCATTACACATGGCTTACAACTTTTTGTCAGTTCCTGGTATGCTGGAGAGTTGTGGAAAAG CTTACGAAGTCATCCCCATTCCAGTCGAATTATTGCTAGTCGCTTGCAGCATGATGACGTGCAGAGTCTTGCACAGATGCTGTCTGGATTAAGCATAGGAAGGCATCT GTCAATGTGGGAAGATTTGCCAAATTGTAGAGTACCTCTTCTTATCATTCACGGAGAAAAGGatacaaaatttagaaatattgcTCAGAAAATGATGAAAACGTTGTGCTCTGGCTTGGGGAGTAAGCATGAAAATGGGATTGCTATACATGAGGTTGTTGAGATTCCCAACTGTGGCCATGCTGCTCATTTGGAGAATCCTCTTGCTATCATTGCTGCCATAGCACGATACCTGACTAGACTATGA
- the LOC106761862 gene encoding protein PHYLLO, chloroplastic isoform X1, translating to MILAVSALGRWRISNSEMFMVEGAAYNFGIGMRSARVWNGASRSELAGVVGVRFDGPVPLNGDVLEKEVLFEQCVTRTLSPALTLEEGLEKLKDALHTLKLQRPPSSTGFLRFQVAVPPGSKALALFCSQPLSSSVFPLAYLSKHNADPKSLYVNGARGVCAIGAAVSFLPPTSNHRSSVNRYVSSDSADVVAYGFMDVNLDDGNVSHQEGSFWFFIPQIELDELESVSVLTMSLAWDEFSQSTFQEAYYLLEVSLDQVMCHVWSTINKGKSKCTRGALRKLNLVEDRSIPRVYMNTIAPGGRECLSEIMELRESPSCSQFCLRLSATLAVSNNMLDRANELSHSLKESANINAVWASLIVEECTRLGLMYFCIAPGSRSSPLAVAAASHKLVTCISCFDERSLAFHAVGYGRGSHIPAVVITSSGTAVSNLLPAVVEASQDFVPLILLTADRPPELLDCGANQAIDQVNHFGSFVRFFFNLPAPTDQIPAKMVLTTLDSAVHRSTSSPCGPVHINCPFREPLESSPCKWLSSCLTGLDFWMSNAEPFTKYIHMQLSHTSTNVPGEMSEVLDLIQKSKNSLLLFGAIHTEDEMWAALLLAKHLHWPVVADILSGLRLRTLLSSFPDIERNFIFVDNLDQALLSDTVKGWLEVDVVIQIGSRLTSKRVCQILEDRAPFSYIMVDKHPHRHDPSHIITHRIQTSIFEFVGCLLKASISNTRSMWGISLQLLSKMVEWEIKFQITAECSLTEPYVAHVISDALSSESALFLGNSMPIRDANLYGCSWSICNQSVSSLMLNSDLPINLTRVAANRGASGIDGLLSTAIGFAAGCNKKVLCVVGDISLLHDTNGLAILNQRKLRKPMTILVVNNHGGAIFSNLPLADKVETSIMHQYFYTSHNISIRELCMAHGIKHLHVMTKEELKEALCVAQHEQMDCMIEIESSIDANASFHSILKKFALQTVQHTMNYLSWVFNEGSIHDEFCLYKICKIQCSKYRIALKAPPTSTFVVDSCKEFYKEGFILSLELEDGSVGYGEVAPIGIHRENLLDAEYQLRFLIHVMEHVDVSCFLSLLRGSFSHWIWHELGIMPSFIFPSVRCGLEMAILNAIANAKGSNILNILHPSINENNCETSLNVQICALIDSNGSPTEVANAAAKLIEEGFSAIKLKVARRGDPMLDAAIIQEVRKKVGCQVIIRADANRSWTYEEAMKFSSLVKDCNLQYIEEPVQDEDNILKFCEESGLSIALDETIDNMQENPMEKLVKFTHPAIAAVVIKPSVVGGFENAALIAQWAYHMGKMVVVSAAFESSLSLSAYTQFSSYLEMLSLGTFKVLDNVAAPAVAHGLGTYRWLKEDVTPNPLFIYRNPKSGFVEASVEDASRLVRDFQVNKKVVSYVIVEEEVRQYQCRIELNNVSCSFEVRETGLQTNDNVLVFLHGFLGTGEDWINIMKTFSGSAKCISVDLPGHGKSILHGLEGVGEEPWLSLETVADILHELVHHIAPGKVTLVGYSMGARIALFMALKFGTKIKGAILISGSPGLNDKLSRKIRAAKDDSRASTVITHGLQLFVSSWYAGELWKSLRSHPHSSRIIASRLQHDDVQSLAQMLSGLSIGRHLSMWEDLPNCRVPLLIIHGEKDTKFRNIAQKMMKTLCSGLGSKHENGIAIHEVVEIPNCGHAAHLENPLAIIAAIARYLTRL from the exons ATGATTTTGGCAGTGTCGGCGTTGGGAAGATGGAGGATCAGCAATAGCGAAATGTTTATGGTTGAGGGTGCTGCCTATAATTTCGGAATCGGAATGCGAAGTGCCAGAGTGTGGAACGGCGCGAGCCGGAGTGAGCTGGCCGGAGTCGTCGGAGTGAGGTTTGATGGACCGGTGCCCCTAAACGGCGACGTTCTGGAGAAGGAAGTGCTCTTCGAGCAGTGCGTGACGCGGACTCTATCTCCGGCGTTGACGTTGGAGGAGGGGCTCGAGAAATTGAAGGACGCTCTCCACACGTTGAAGTTGCAGAGGCCTCCTTCCTCTACCGGATTCCTCCGATTTCAGGTCGCAGTTCCTCCTGGTTCCAAGGCCTTAGCTCTCTTCTGCTCTCAACCCCTCTCCTCCTCCGTCTTCCCTCTCGCTTACCTTTCCAAGCACAATGCTGATCCTAAGTCGCTCTACGTCAACGGAGCCCGCGGCGTTTGTGCCATCGGTGCCGCTGTTTCCTTTCTCCCTCCAACCTCAAACCACCGCTCTTCCGTCAATAG ATATGTGTCATCTGACTCCGCCGATGTAGTGGCCTATGGTTTTATGGATGTTAATTTGGATGATGGTAATGTGAGTCACCAGGAAGGATCTTTTTGGTTTTTCATCCCTCAG ATTGAGTTGGATGAGCTGGAAAGTGTTTCCGTTCTGACCATGTCCCTTGCATGGGATGAATTTTCCCAGTCTACTTTTCAAGAAGCCTATTATTTGCTTGAAGTTTCTCTAGACCAG GTTATGTGTCATGTTTGGTCCACTATCAACAAAGGGAAATCCAAATGTACTAGAGGTGCTCTCAGAAAACTAAATTTGGTTGAAGATAGATCCATTCCAAGG GTCTACATGAACACTATTGCACCGGGAGGAAGAGAATGTTTGAGTGAGATCATGGAACTG AGAGAGTCTCCGTCTTGCAGTCAATTTTGTTTAAGGCTATCAGCAACCCTTGCTGTTTCAAACAATATg TTGGATCGTGCCAATGAATTATCGCACTCACTGAAAGAAAGTGCTAACATTAATGCTGTTTGGGCATCACTTATTGTTGAAGAGTGCACAAGACTTGGTTTGATG TATTTCTGTATTGCTCCTGGATCTAGATCTTCCCCTCTTGCTGTTGCTGCTGCAAGTCACAAATTAGTCACTTGTATTTCATGCTTTGATGAGCGTTCACTTGCATTTCATGCTGTTGGATATGGAAGAGGATCTCACATTCCAGCAGTAGTCATAACATCATCAGGCACAGCAGTTTCTAACCTTCTTCCAGCT GTTGTGGAGGCAAGTCAAGATTTTGTGCCTCTTATTTTACTTACTGCAGATCGACCTCCAGAGCTTTTGGATTGTGGGGCAAACCAAGCAATTGATCAG GTGAACCATTTTGGTTCTTTCGTGagatttttctttaatctccCTGCACCCACAGATCAAATTCCTGCAAAGATGGTGCTCACGACTCTTGATTCTGCTGTACATAGGTCAACTTCTTCACCATGTGGTCCAGTACATATCAACTGCCCTTTTAGAGAGCCTTTAGAAAGCAGTCCCTGTAAATGGTTGTCTAGCTGTTTGACAGGGTTAGATTTCTGGATGAGTAATGCTGAACCATTTACCAAATATATTCATATGCAATTGTCTCATACTAGTACAAATGTGCCCGGTGAAATGTCTGAAGTCTTGGATCTGATTCAAAAGTCCAAGAATAGTCTTCTACTATTTGGTGCAATCCACACAGAAGATGAGATGTGGGCTGCTCTGCTTTTGGCTAAACACCTTCACTGGCCTGTTGTAGCAGATATCTTGTCAGGGTTGCGGTTGAGAACTCTTTTAAGTTCTTTTCCTGATattgaaagaaattttatatttgttgataatCTTGATCAAGCTCTTCTCTCAGATACTGTCAAGGGCTGGTTAGAGGTTGATGTGGTTATTCAG ATAGGAAGCAGGCTAACAAGCAAACGAGTCTGCCAAATTCTTGAGGATCGTGCtcctttttcatatattatggtTGACAAACATCCTCATCGGCATGATCCATCACATATTATAACTCATCGTATACAAACTTCAATTTTTGAATTCGTGGGCTGTTTACTTAAGGCTTCAATTTCAAATACTAGGAGCATGTGGGGCATTTCCCTACAACTGTTGAGTAAAATg GTTGAGTGGgagataaaatttcaaattactgCAGAATGCTCCCTTACTGAGCCTTATGTTGCACATGTGATATCAGATGCTCTTTCCTCCGAGTCTGCTCTATTTCTTGGTAACAGTATGCCTATTCGGGATGCAAATTTATATGGATGCAGTTGGTCTATATGCAATCAAAGTGTTTCATCACTAATGTTAAATTCCGACCTACCAATTAACTTGACAAGAGTGGCTGCTAACAGGGGTGCTAGTGGTATAGATGGGTTGCTTAGCACAGCCATTGGTTTTGCTGCAGGATGCAACAAAAAG GTGTTGTGTGTAGTTGGAGATATTTCTTTATTGCATGATACAAATGGCTTGGCAATTTTGAACCAGCG GAAACTGCGGAAACCGATGACAATTCTTGTGGTTAATAATCACGGAGGAGCAATTTTCAGTAATCTTCCCTTGGCAGATAAAGTTGAAACATCCATAATGCATCAATACTTCTATACCTCTCACAACATTTCAATACGTGAACTATGCATGGCACATGG CATCAAACATTTACATGTGATGACAAAGGAAGAACTTAAGGAAGCTTTGTGTGTAGCTCAACATGAACAAATGGACTGTATGATTGAAATTGAGAGTTCCATTGACGCCAATGCCAGTTTTCACAG CATTTTGAAGAAATTTGCACTCCAAACAGTTCAACACACCATGAATTATCTCTCATGGGTTTTCAATGAAGGCTCTATACATGATGAGTTTTGtttatacaaaatttgtaaaatcCAATGTTCTAAATATAG AATTGCACTTAAAGCTCCACCAACATCAACATTTGTGGTTGATAGCTGTAAGGAATTCTACAAAGAAGGATTTATTCTATCCTTAGAGCTTGAAGATGGAAGTGTTGGATATGGTGAG GTTGCACCTATTGGCATCCACAGGGAAAATCTGCTAGATGCTGAATACCAACTTAGGTTTCTTATCCATGTTATGGAACATGTTGATGTTAGTTGCTTCCTGTCTCTATTGAGGGGTTCATTTTCACATTGGATATGGCATGAGTTGGGCATCATG ccatcttttatttttccaagTGTAAGATGTGGTTTGGAAATGGCTATCCTCAATGCCATTGCTAATGCAAAAGGCTCCAACATTCTGAACATACTCCATCCCTCAATAAATGAGAACAATTGTGAAACGTCATTAAATGTTCAGATTTGTGCATTAATTGATTCAAATGGATCTCCAACTGAAGTTGCTAATGCTGCTGCCAAACTAATTGAGGAAGGATTTTCTGCAATTAAGCTGAAG GTAGCACGCAGGGGTGATCCAATGCTTGATGCAGCAATAATACAAGAGGTGAGAAAGAAAGTTGGTTGCCAGGTTATCATCCGTGCAGATGCTAATCGAAGCTGGACTTATGAAGAAGCTATGAAATTCAGCTCTTTGGTTAAGGATTGTAACCTACAGTATATTGAg GAGCCTGTTCAGGATGAAGATAATATTCTCAAGTTTTGTGAAGAAAGTGGCTTATCTATTGCCCTAGATGAAACCATAGATAACATGCAAGAAAATCCCATGGAAAAGCTAGTGAAGTTTACTCATCCAGCAATAGCTGCAGTC GTTATTAAACCGAGTGTTGTTGGTGGATTTGAGAATGCGGCATTAATTGCTCAATGGGCCTACCATATGGGGAAGATGGTCGTTGTAAGTGCTGCATTTGAAAGCAGTCTTAGTCTTTCTGCATATACTCAGTTTTCTAGTTATCTTGAAATGCTGAGTTTAGGTACATTCAAAGTGTTAGATAATGTGGCAGCACCTGCTGTAGCACATGGTCTCGGAACCTACCGTTGGCTTAaggaagatgtaacaccaaatCCTCTTTTTATTTATCGTAATCCAAAAAGTGGTTTTGTTGAAGCGTCCGTGGAAGATGCTAGTCGATTGGTCCGTGATTTTCAAGTCAACAAAAAAGTTGTCTCATACGTTATTGTTGAGGAGGAAGTTCGTCAGTACCAATGTAGAATAGAGCTTAACAATGTATCTTGTTCTTTTGAAGTTCGCGAGACTGGCCTTCAAACAAAT GATAACGTGCTGGTATTTCTTCATGGATTTCTTGGAACTGGTGAAGACTGGATTAATATCATGAAGACCTTTTCTGGATCAGCAAAGTGCATTTCTGTTGACCTTCCTGGTCATGGAAAATCAATACTACATGGCTTAGAGGGTGTTGGTGAGGAACCATGGCTGTCATTGGAGACAGTTGCTGATATATTGCATGAATTAGTTCACCACATAGCTCCAGGAAAGGTTACACTAGTCGGGTACTCAATGGGCGCAAGGATTGCATTGTTTATGGCTCTCAAATTTGGCACCAAG ATAAAGGGTGCCATATTAATATCTGGAAGCCCTggattaaatgataaattatcaagaaaaattcGTGCGGCTAAAGATGATTCTAGAGCATCCACAGTCATTACACATGGCTTACAACTTTTTGTCAGTTCCTGGTATGCTGGAGAGTTGTGGAAAAG CTTACGAAGTCATCCCCATTCCAGTCGAATTATTGCTAGTCGCTTGCAGCATGATGACGTGCAGAGTCTTGCACAGATGCTGTCTGGATTAAGCATAGGAAGGCATCT GTCAATGTGGGAAGATTTGCCAAATTGTAGAGTACCTCTTCTTATCATTCACGGAGAAAAGGatacaaaatttagaaatattgcTCAGAAAATGATGAAAACGTTGTGCTCTGGCTTGGGGAGTAAGCATGAAAATGGGATTGCTATACATGAGGTTGTTGAGATTCCCAACTGTGGCCATGCTGCTCATTTGGAGAATCCTCTTGCTATCATTGCTGCCATAGCACGATACCTGACTAGACTATGA